CAGCCTGAAGAATCTTCGGGCTGTCGGCAGCCCAACCTAGGTTAATTTGACTTGCCCATAAGGGGAGCCTGATGCTTCGCAACATCGGACCAAGGGGTGGCCAGGAACGGGCATTGGGGCATGCGGTGTCGCTGCTACCAACCGTTTGACTTGCGGACGGGCCAACGTGAGCTTGAATCGCTTCAAGGGAGGCAGGGATGACCATTGTCGTGCTACCGAGTGACGGCTCGCCTTACAGCATCGCCGCGGCGAGAAGGCTGGTCTCTCCCGGTCTCTTCGAACGTCCGCTGGAAGTGCACCTGGTGCATGCGTTTCCCGAAATCAGCGGCAGGCCGCAGGCATTTTTCTCAAAGACGCAGATCGACCAATGGGCAAACGAGGCCGCTGAAGACGCCTTCCATGCCATTCGTCCGCTGCTGAAGGCGGCCCATTGCGCCGTGAAGGAGCATCCGTGCATCGGTGAGCCGGCGCCACGGATCGTGGACATGATCCGAGCGTGCCAGGCCGACGTTGTCGTCATGGGCACGCACGGACGGGGCGCCTTCCTGTCAGCCATCCTCGGCTCGGTTGCCGCGCGAGTGTTAGCCGCCTCCCCCGTCCCGGTCTTGCTGGTGACCAGACACGACGAGCATAGCTGAGGTGCGGCCACGGCGTCACGCTTGCGCTGGACGCGGGCCCGGGAAGTGTCATGGCGAATCGCTCAAATGCTTTGGATGCGGGCCGTCCGAAGGATGCTCCGTCATGACTACCCTGCGGCCCTTTCAGAAGGCAGAGTGTTGCTGATGTCGATGGGAAGCGGGAAGACAATGGTGGACTCCCGGTCGCTCGCGACCTGCGTAAGGGTCTGCATGAGCCGCAGTTGCATCGCGGCTGGCTCTTTTGCGAGCATCTGCGCCGCCGCCAACAGCTTAAGCGACGCTTGCAGTTCGCCTTCCGCGTGAATCACCTTCGCGCGCCGCTCGCGCTCTGCTTCGGCTTGTCGGGCAATTGCACGCACCATGGACTCATCGAGGTCAACACGCTTGATCTCCACGCTCGAGACCTTGATGCCCCAGGCATCGGTCTGAAGGTCAAGCACTGCCTGGAGATCGAGATTGAGGCGCTCGCGCTCGGCCAGCATCTCATCAAGTTCATGCTTGCCCAATATCGATCGGAGGGTGGTCTGCGCAAGCTGGCTGGTGGCTTCGCGGAAGTTCGCAATTTGGATGATGGCGCGTTCGGGGTCCACCACACGAAAGTAAACCACGGCATTGACCTTGACCGAGACGTTGTCATGCGACATCAGATCTTGCGCCGGCACATCCAGCACTACCGTACGAAGGTCTACCCGCACCATTTGTTGAATCGCCGGAATGACCAACACGAGTCCCGGTCCTTTGGCTTTCCAGAAACGCCCCAACATAAATACGACACCGCGCTCATATTCGCGCAGGACGCGGAAAGCGGAGATGAAAATCAGCGCGATCAGGAAGATGACGCCGGCGGCCGCGAACCCTGAATCCATGACCAAGCTCCTTCGATGATTGACTCCCAACTCGAATGGCACGACACACGCCAAAATCGCGGCACTTTCAGTGTAGGCGAAGCGACACACCATGCCTGGATGGGCAACGCTCGAACGTGGACGGCCTGCGCCAAAGGTACATCCGAGGGTGGCGGACCATCATCCCCTGGGCGGCAGTAGCCCCGGGGCTCAGAAGCAACCTGGCATGCATTTTGTACAGGCTATCGAATCCCGGCGCGTTTAGCAGTTGGGTGACCAAATATCAGCCCAATGCCCAGAGGTCGATTTCGTCATTCAGAAGCAGCAAGGTTGCTTCAGCTGCCGTCGTACTTGACCGCAGGAACGCGGCCCATAGGCGAAGCTCAGACTTGTCTCACCCTCACGAATCTCTCATGTACAATCGCCGACAGGGTGTCTGCACTGCACGTCGCAGTGAGACAGGTTAATGCGTTGGTCGGGCCGCCAACGCGAATCCTCTATGACCGTGGACCACCCCCCACCCCAACAGCAGTTGCCGCGCGCGCAGGTCCTGGCTGAAAAGGCCTTCTCGGCGCTTGAGCACTTTCTCCATATCGAAGCCGTGAGCGGCATCGTCCTGCTGGCCGCGGCAGGGATCGCGCTGCTCTGGGCGAATTCGCCAGCCGCCGAGAGCTACCACGCGCTGTGGCACACGCCGCTCTCGTTCGGTGTGGGCAGCTATCTGGTGTCACAATCCCTGCATTTCTGGATCAACGATGCCCTGATGACGATTTTCTTTCTCGTCGTGGGGATGGAAATTCGGCGCGAGATCCATGAGGGAGCGCTCGCGAACGTGCGGCTTGCGGCCCTGCCAATGGCGGCGGCGCTTGGCGGCGTGATGGTTCCCGCGTTGCTCTACCTCGCGATGAACGCGGAGATGCCCCAGCGCCAGGGCTGGGCGGTGCCGACAGCCACCGATATCGCGTTCGCGGTCGGCGTGCTCGCGCTGCTGGGCAAGTCCATCCCTGGCAGTGTTCGTGTGTTTCTGCTCGCGCTGGCGATTATCGACGACATTGTCGCTG
This genomic interval from Cupriavidus oxalaticus contains the following:
- a CDS encoding universal stress protein translates to MTIVVLPSDGSPYSIAAARRLVSPGLFERPLEVHLVHAFPEISGRPQAFFSKTQIDQWANEAAEDAFHAIRPLLKAAHCAVKEHPCIGEPAPRIVDMIRACQADVVVMGTHGRGAFLSAILGSVAARVLAASPVPVLLVTRHDEHS
- a CDS encoding slipin family protein, which gives rise to MDSGFAAAGVIFLIALIFISAFRVLREYERGVVFMLGRFWKAKGPGLVLVIPAIQQMVRVDLRTVVLDVPAQDLMSHDNVSVKVNAVVYFRVVDPERAIIQIANFREATSQLAQTTLRSILGKHELDEMLAERERLNLDLQAVLDLQTDAWGIKVSSVEIKRVDLDESMVRAIARQAEAERERRAKVIHAEGELQASLKLLAAAQMLAKEPAAMQLRLMQTLTQVASDRESTIVFPLPIDISNTLPSERAAG